The Bacillus sp. Y1 genome has a window encoding:
- a CDS encoding sensor histidine kinase — MKLKKHWKLEPKSFRFKVIFISIICLVIPATISLFIYNYLTTDTLKEQALSNANRELTIANEYVEKLLEDMLYITNFIQMDAEMNTILKEKAKSTSDPTISEYEKFMDENRINKTIENITLVGEKSYVTILLKNGKSYSNYSSWEYDPNLLVHEKWFNQLNDLQGYESIWIGSQPTMIKSEVKNNPYQLSVARTLRDENVKVYGYVIVTIMENKINELFSGLHGHEEMMLLNASNQILSHRDDSRIGENFQYSSQLKEQNSSNIFQISKKDYLIAEHNISFTGWKLVSLVPYKQAVNKINSIFNKVFVVQIVSFAIFLFLMAYLLRTITKPIVHLGNVAQSVKQGNLTVRSRIRSRDEVGRLSDSFDHMLDRVNEMIDEITDTQERKRKAELAMLQAQINPHFLFNVLNSIRMKVLVKGDKESANMISSLSKLLRMTIDKNKETITFQEEIQIVLDYINLMNMRQKEEVKVELCVHEEAQSIRIPRFILQPIIENSIIHGLNQSAGTIVVRTLIVDSQMVIVIEDDGQGMDHETLVHLRRKLSQTSGIEYRNSENHKGFSSLGLSNVYERMFITFGKSFQMDIQSKPGEGTKVLLTIQKGGCHPDVQSDAS; from the coding sequence ATGAAGCTTAAGAAACATTGGAAGCTAGAGCCGAAATCCTTTCGGTTCAAAGTGATTTTTATTTCAATTATTTGCCTTGTTATCCCTGCGACGATCTCTTTGTTTATTTATAATTACTTAACCACCGATACGCTGAAGGAACAGGCGCTTTCGAATGCCAATCGCGAACTCACAATTGCGAATGAATACGTGGAAAAGCTCTTGGAAGACATGCTTTACATAACAAATTTTATCCAAATGGATGCGGAAATGAATACCATTTTAAAAGAAAAAGCGAAAAGCACCAGTGACCCGACAATATCAGAGTACGAAAAATTTATGGATGAAAATAGAATCAATAAAACGATTGAAAATATTACCCTTGTTGGGGAAAAGTCGTATGTGACGATTCTTTTAAAAAACGGAAAATCTTACTCGAATTATTCTAGTTGGGAATACGATCCCAATCTTTTGGTTCATGAAAAATGGTTCAATCAATTAAATGATCTCCAAGGCTATGAATCGATATGGATCGGCAGTCAACCAACCATGATCAAATCAGAAGTAAAAAATAATCCATACCAACTATCTGTGGCTAGAACGTTAAGAGATGAAAATGTAAAAGTGTATGGGTATGTGATTGTCACCATCATGGAGAATAAAATTAATGAACTGTTCAGTGGCTTACATGGTCACGAAGAAATGATGTTATTAAACGCTTCGAATCAAATCCTTTCCCACCGTGACGATTCAAGAATCGGTGAAAACTTTCAATATAGTTCACAGCTGAAGGAACAGAACTCATCCAATATTTTTCAAATATCTAAAAAAGATTACTTGATTGCAGAGCATAATATCTCGTTTACAGGGTGGAAGCTGGTGTCACTCGTACCCTACAAACAGGCTGTCAATAAAATTAATTCAATATTCAATAAAGTATTTGTGGTGCAAATTGTTTCCTTTGCCATTTTCCTTTTTTTAATGGCTTATTTACTGCGAACGATCACTAAACCAATTGTTCATCTTGGAAATGTGGCACAGTCGGTAAAGCAAGGGAATTTAACGGTTCGTTCCCGTATTAGGAGCAGAGATGAGGTTGGTAGACTATCAGATTCCTTTGATCATATGTTAGATCGGGTGAATGAAATGATTGACGAGATAACAGATACGCAGGAACGAAAGCGGAAAGCGGAACTCGCCATGCTGCAAGCGCAAATCAATCCCCATTTTCTCTTTAATGTTCTAAATTCGATTCGAATGAAAGTGTTAGTAAAAGGAGATAAGGAAAGTGCGAACATGATTAGCTCCTTATCCAAACTGCTACGCATGACGATTGATAAAAATAAAGAAACCATTACCTTTCAAGAAGAAATTCAAATTGTGTTGGATTATATCAATCTGATGAATATGAGACAAAAGGAAGAAGTAAAGGTAGAACTTTGTGTACATGAAGAAGCCCAATCGATCAGAATTCCACGATTCATTTTACAGCCGATCATCGAAAACTCGATCATTCATGGGTTGAATCAAAGTGCAGGGACCATCGTAGTAAGAACCCTAATCGTCGACTCTCAGATGGTGATTGTGATTGAAGATGACGGTCAAGGCATGGATCACGAAACATTGGTTCATTTACGAAGAAAGCTAAGTCAAACTTCCGGAATTGAATACAGAAACAGTGAAAATCATAAAGGATTTTCGTCCTTAGGGTTATCTAATGTGTATGAGAGAATGTTTATCACTTTTGGCAAGTCCTTTCAGATGGATATCCAAAGCAAACCTGGAGAGGGAACGAAAGTGTTGTTAACGATTCAAAAAGGAGGCTGTCATCCTGATGTACAAAGTGATGCTAGTTGA
- a CDS encoding lipid II flippase Amj family protein: MEFISEKLILISLFIFIIHSIETLAYAVRLSGARVRLLASALSLFNLMVIVSRMANMMQQPFTGSLIDNAPEVDTLHFVESQYRVIIGASTFGTIIGILLLPTFIAIFSRAIIHLSEERGCIPSLIKKGLTFEFIKRGLKHIHLPRPSYLVDIRLKDIPIRLFIINMVITAIYTIGVLSALYASLIAPERASTSIMASGLINGVATILLTIFIDPKISILADDVINQRGSYTNLKAVSLMMITSRLLGTLLAQLFFIPGAEYIAWFTKFIV, translated from the coding sequence TTGGAGTTTATTTCAGAGAAATTAATCTTAATATCGCTTTTCATTTTTATAATTCATTCAATTGAAACTCTTGCCTATGCAGTTAGGTTGTCTGGTGCAAGGGTAAGGTTATTAGCTTCAGCCCTATCATTATTTAACCTAATGGTCATTGTTTCTAGAATGGCTAATATGATGCAACAACCCTTTACAGGAAGCCTAATAGATAATGCACCAGAAGTTGATACCTTACATTTTGTAGAGTCTCAGTATAGAGTAATTATAGGGGCATCAACATTTGGAACAATAATAGGGATTCTTTTACTTCCTACATTTATAGCGATATTTTCTAGGGCTATCATTCATTTGTCTGAGGAACGTGGTTGCATTCCTTCTTTGATAAAGAAAGGTTTGACTTTTGAGTTTATAAAACGTGGATTAAAACATATCCACTTACCTAGACCCTCTTACTTAGTGGATATTAGATTAAAAGATATTCCGATTAGATTGTTTATCATAAATATGGTCATAACGGCCATTTATACAATTGGTGTACTATCAGCCTTATATGCATCTTTAATAGCTCCAGAAAGAGCATCGACCTCTATAATGGCATCGGGACTTATTAATGGAGTGGCAACGATCCTACTTACCATATTTATTGACCCGAAAATTTCTATCCTTGCTGATGATGTTATTAATCAAAGGGGAAGTTATACCAATCTAAAGGCTGTATCGCTAATGATGATTACCTCTCGTTTGTTAGGTACTTTATTAGCTCAATTGTTCTTTATACCAGGGGCTGAATATATCGCTTGGTTTACAAAATTCATTGTATAG
- the glnA gene encoding type I glutamate--ammonia ligase, which produces MSKTLVELETSTLDQIKETIKEKSVELLHLQFVDIEGILKHVTVTVEQLEDVVEGKMMFDGSSVKGFSPINKSDLYLQPDLTTFAVLPWSVEEGYSEARFLCSVKNPDGTPFDGDTRNVLKKTVERAAESGYTISVGPELEFFLFKTDENGYATQELSDKAGYFEPSPHDLGERVRLEIYRALKAMGFTIEASHHEVAEGQHEINFKYADALTAADLSTTYKWVVKTIAQKFGLHATFMPKPAFGINGSGMHVNMSFFEGSENAFFDPSDELQLSKKAYHFIAGVLENVKSFAAVTNPLVNSYKRLVPGYEAPCYLAWSASNRSALIRIPAKKGLATRVELRCPDPSANPYLTFAVIAAAGLDGIEKELEAPAPINEDIFHMSDERRAHLGIENLPGSLKEAVVELEASNFGAKALGEHVYGEYVAMKKAEWDSYRISVHAWEIENYHSKF; this is translated from the coding sequence ATGTCAAAAACTTTAGTAGAATTAGAAACTTCAACTCTAGATCAAATTAAAGAAACGATAAAAGAAAAAAGTGTGGAACTATTACACTTACAATTCGTTGATATTGAAGGTATCTTAAAGCATGTGACAGTAACAGTTGAGCAATTAGAGGATGTAGTAGAAGGAAAAATGATGTTTGACGGATCTTCTGTTAAAGGGTTCTCTCCTATTAATAAGTCCGACCTTTACTTACAACCTGATTTAACAACATTTGCTGTTCTTCCTTGGTCAGTTGAAGAGGGGTATTCGGAAGCAAGATTTTTATGTTCTGTAAAAAACCCAGACGGTACACCATTTGATGGAGATACAAGAAATGTTTTAAAGAAAACGGTTGAGCGTGCTGCTGAAAGTGGATATACGATTTCAGTTGGACCTGAGCTAGAGTTTTTCTTATTCAAGACAGATGAGAATGGCTACGCAACTCAAGAACTAAGTGATAAAGCAGGTTATTTCGAGCCATCACCACACGATCTTGGAGAACGCGTTCGTTTAGAAATTTACCGCGCTTTAAAGGCAATGGGCTTTACAATTGAAGCATCTCACCACGAGGTAGCTGAAGGACAGCATGAAATCAATTTCAAGTATGCTGATGCTTTAACAGCTGCAGATTTGTCTACTACGTATAAGTGGGTTGTTAAGACGATTGCTCAGAAATTTGGATTGCATGCAACATTTATGCCGAAGCCAGCATTTGGAATCAATGGTTCTGGTATGCACGTGAACATGTCATTCTTTGAAGGAAGCGAAAATGCCTTCTTTGATCCATCTGATGAGTTACAATTATCAAAGAAAGCTTACCATTTCATTGCAGGTGTACTTGAAAACGTAAAGAGCTTCGCGGCTGTAACAAACCCGCTAGTAAACTCTTATAAGCGTTTAGTACCAGGTTATGAAGCACCTTGCTACCTTGCTTGGTCAGCATCTAACCGTTCTGCTCTTATCCGTATTCCAGCGAAGAAGGGGCTTGCGACTCGTGTCGAATTACGTTGTCCAGATCCATCTGCAAACCCATACTTAACGTTTGCAGTAATTGCTGCTGCAGGTTTAGATGGAATTGAAAAAGAACTAGAAGCTCCAGCTCCAATTAACGAAGATATCTTCCATATGTCTGATGAGAGAAGAGCTCATTTAGGAATTGAGAACCTTCCTGGCAGCTTAAAAGAAGCAGTAGTTGAATTAGAAGCAAGCAATTTTGGTGCTAAGGCATTAGGCGAGCACGTATATGGTGAATATGTGGCAATGAAAAAAGCTGAGTGGGATAGCTACCGCATCTCAGTTCACGCTTGGGAAATTGAAAACTATCACTCTAAATTCTAA
- a CDS encoding response regulator transcription factor yields MYKVMLVDDDYPVLQLLSETIEWDKIGVTLQSTHENGASAYEKAMQDMPDILITDIGMPKMNGIELTKKLKEKNPKLQVAILSCHSDFVYAHQALKLQVQDYLVKDTFDPDDLCELVKKFKDTLDEQNHKRIKQIQLQEMLDRNKESVKQRFIRNVVDGCEIHEKERLAECKSLGLHIDQTGYVGSLAMIHDFPLAKEKFISEDTLMFAMNNVVSEAIERYCSGAVHFQLGPRELFVFFPSSLVLKNNALSEAKESMKKIQHALKRSAGISLSFLAGEGCKTLVEFKQEVITLITSKHQSFYMEPGAIVDKVCLQESQTEELYSKYDEAAREMRELIMLRDPARIPVFVTKWTSFLKDYQFPPEMVKDWVLKLLLDLRGKLQALQFFRSQHTVEHMHNEILDIQFVSELYAWWIHYFKTTLTLVNEVYEQTRRKEILDAFKYVSLHIEKKISLDEVSSHLYLNPSYFSRLFKKEVGETFVEYVTKMKINRAKELLEQTADSVGKICERLGYDNQSYFIKIFKNYVGVTPIEFRTGKM; encoded by the coding sequence ATGTACAAAGTGATGCTAGTTGATGATGATTATCCGGTGTTACAGTTATTATCTGAAACCATTGAATGGGACAAAATAGGGGTAACGCTACAAAGCACACATGAAAATGGGGCAAGTGCCTATGAAAAGGCCATGCAAGACATGCCAGATATTTTAATTACGGATATTGGAATGCCCAAAATGAACGGAATCGAATTGACGAAAAAATTAAAAGAGAAAAACCCTAAATTACAGGTAGCTATTTTATCTTGCCACTCCGATTTTGTGTATGCCCATCAAGCATTAAAGCTTCAGGTACAGGATTACCTAGTGAAAGACACGTTTGATCCAGATGATTTATGTGAATTAGTAAAAAAATTCAAGGATACTCTTGATGAACAAAATCATAAAAGAATCAAGCAAATTCAGCTTCAGGAAATGCTTGATCGGAACAAAGAAAGTGTGAAACAAAGATTTATTAGAAACGTGGTTGATGGGTGTGAAATCCATGAGAAAGAAAGATTAGCAGAGTGCAAATCTCTTGGACTGCATATTGACCAAACAGGTTATGTGGGGTCATTGGCGATGATTCATGACTTTCCACTAGCAAAAGAAAAATTTATATCTGAGGACACATTGATGTTTGCGATGAACAATGTCGTTTCAGAAGCCATTGAGCGATATTGTTCTGGTGCCGTTCATTTCCAATTGGGACCAAGGGAACTTTTTGTCTTTTTTCCTTCCTCATTAGTACTAAAGAACAATGCTCTTTCTGAAGCAAAGGAAAGTATGAAGAAGATCCAGCACGCGTTAAAAAGATCAGCGGGGATTTCTCTTTCTTTTCTAGCCGGGGAAGGTTGTAAAACATTAGTAGAGTTCAAACAGGAAGTAATCACCCTGATCACTAGCAAACACCAAAGTTTTTACATGGAACCAGGGGCCATTGTTGATAAGGTGTGCCTGCAGGAGTCGCAAACAGAAGAGTTGTATTCCAAATATGATGAAGCGGCTAGAGAAATGAGAGAGCTAATCATGCTTAGAGACCCAGCGAGAATTCCGGTTTTTGTTACCAAGTGGACATCGTTTCTTAAAGATTATCAATTCCCACCTGAAATGGTTAAGGACTGGGTACTTAAATTATTATTGGATTTAAGAGGAAAGCTCCAAGCCCTACAGTTTTTCCGTTCTCAACATACAGTAGAACATATGCATAATGAAATTCTAGATATTCAATTTGTAAGTGAATTGTATGCGTGGTGGATTCATTACTTTAAAACGACGTTAACGTTAGTAAATGAAGTGTACGAGCAAACACGACGTAAAGAAATACTAGATGCCTTTAAGTATGTTTCTTTGCATATCGAAAAGAAGATCAGTCTAGACGAGGTGTCTAGCCATCTATACCTTAACCCTAGTTATTTTAGCCGCCTGTTTAAAAAAGAGGTCGGTGAAACCTTTGTTGAATACGTCACAAAAATGAAAATCAACCGAGCGAAAGAATTACTAGAACAAACGGCGGATTCTGTGGGGAAAATATGTGAAAGACTAGGCTATGACAACCAAAGTTATTTTATAAAAATCTTTAAAAACTACGTTGGGGTCACACCGATTGAGTTTCGAACAGGGAAGATGTAA
- a CDS encoding ABC transporter substrate-binding protein has translation MKRKIWSIFILVSVFCIVLAGCSGNSTKEQASSESESDEKVTIKFHTHGNEASYNWKETIAAFEEKHPNIKVELVILSEKGDTQEATKKLDLAAASGEQMDVLMFSDPASYAQRVSMGMVAPIDEFITEEGYKVTDEYKVDTQIDGKYYSLPGKFNPWYVLLNKDHLDAAGLEVPTDWTWDEFAEYAKAMTTDDHYGTYFHGPQNGGWMEFLKLALASEEEDTEFTTADGQSNLDHPLFKKTLELRVKMEKEDQSAVPYTDILSQKLHYRNQFFNQDASSILIGSWMNTELGGTEQFPLNFNVAVAPYPKNEKEATGGFTPVTTDFMAVAGTSEHKEAAYTFIRWYTTEGQIVQGKNIPSWSKVSEGDLAGIVDKILSGTVSPEKVDKDSLINVLTNAKSSKIISPVSYQAEIYKVINEEYEKLIFGEQDVEKTIEASQERVQGIIDSNK, from the coding sequence ATGAAAAGGAAGATCTGGTCCATATTTATCTTAGTCTCTGTTTTTTGTATCGTATTAGCCGGTTGTTCAGGAAACAGCACCAAGGAACAGGCATCGTCCGAATCGGAATCAGATGAAAAGGTAACGATTAAATTCCACACACACGGAAACGAAGCATCTTATAACTGGAAGGAAACGATTGCTGCCTTTGAAGAAAAACACCCGAACATCAAAGTGGAGCTCGTCATTCTTAGTGAAAAAGGAGATACGCAGGAAGCAACGAAAAAGCTAGATTTAGCTGCTGCTTCAGGAGAGCAAATGGATGTTCTTATGTTCAGTGATCCAGCAAGCTATGCTCAGCGTGTGAGTATGGGGATGGTGGCCCCAATCGATGAGTTTATTACAGAAGAAGGCTACAAGGTAACGGATGAATATAAAGTAGATACACAAATTGACGGGAAGTATTACTCGCTTCCAGGTAAATTTAATCCATGGTATGTTCTTTTAAATAAAGATCATTTGGACGCTGCTGGTTTAGAAGTACCAACAGATTGGACATGGGATGAATTTGCTGAATACGCGAAGGCCATGACAACAGACGATCATTATGGAACCTACTTCCACGGTCCACAAAATGGGGGTTGGATGGAATTTTTAAAGCTGGCCTTAGCTAGTGAAGAAGAAGATACAGAATTTACAACAGCGGATGGACAATCGAATCTTGATCATCCATTGTTCAAAAAGACGCTTGAACTACGAGTAAAAATGGAAAAAGAAGATCAATCAGCCGTTCCTTACACAGATATCTTATCGCAAAAGCTTCATTACCGTAATCAGTTCTTTAATCAGGATGCCAGTTCGATTCTAATCGGTAGCTGGATGAATACAGAGCTTGGCGGGACAGAACAGTTCCCATTAAACTTTAATGTCGCGGTTGCACCTTATCCGAAGAATGAAAAAGAGGCTACGGGCGGATTCACACCTGTAACAACAGACTTCATGGCAGTTGCGGGCACATCTGAACATAAGGAAGCAGCGTATACATTTATTCGTTGGTATACAACAGAAGGACAAATTGTACAAGGGAAAAACATTCCGTCTTGGAGCAAGGTGAGTGAAGGGGATTTAGCAGGCATTGTTGACAAAATCCTTAGCGGAACAGTGAGCCCTGAAAAAGTTGATAAAGACTCTTTAATTAATGTGTTAACAAATGCGAAGTCCTCCAAGATCATTTCACCTGTATCCTATCAGGCTGAAATTTACAAAGTCATCAATGAAGAATATGAAAAACTGATCTTTGGTGAACAGGATGTAGAAAAAACGATTGAAGCTTCCCAAGAAAGAGTACAGGGAATCATTGATAGTAATAAATAG
- a CDS encoding (deoxy)nucleoside triphosphate pyrophosphohydrolase, with product MKKQNKVVAAVIENEHEEILCALRSSTMTMPNMWEFPGGKVEEDEDLFSAIKREIHEELGCLIEPDELHNEHIHEYDSFIIQLLTIKCRLVDGIPLPSEHSKLLWLKREDLSSLVWAPADIPAVELLRKEWT from the coding sequence ATGAAGAAACAAAACAAAGTCGTGGCTGCCGTGATTGAAAATGAACACGAAGAAATTTTATGTGCTCTCCGCTCATCAACGATGACCATGCCAAATATGTGGGAGTTTCCTGGAGGAAAGGTCGAAGAGGACGAGGATTTGTTTTCGGCCATCAAACGTGAGATTCACGAAGAACTGGGCTGTCTCATCGAACCCGATGAATTACATAACGAACATATCCATGAATATGACTCGTTTATCATTCAATTGCTCACGATCAAATGTCGTTTGGTGGATGGGATTCCCCTGCCGAGTGAACACTCGAAACTCCTTTGGCTGAAACGAGAAGATTTGTCCTCGCTTGTTTGGGCACCCGCCGATATTCCGGCCGTTGAGTTGTTAAGGAAGGAATGGACATAG
- a CDS encoding carbohydrate ABC transporter permease, whose protein sequence is MTKSLGIRKSVITVIMLAVSILFLLPFVWMLSTSFKIEADVFKFPIQWIPERWNGFNNYKEVWFGDYPFYVYYWNTIKVTVLTTLVSVVVSALAAYGFSKVKFPFGKFLFIIVLATYMVPPQAILVPQFILFRKIGLFDNHLGLILLGSFSVLGTFMLRQFFMSIHNDLIEAAKIDGAGHWKIFWSIALPIVKPAIATYGILRFIWTWNDYQNPLIFLRTDHLLTIQLAMQKFTTINGEFYSLIMAAAVSAILPLVIVFMIGQKQVIEGIALGGVKG, encoded by the coding sequence ATGACAAAGTCTTTAGGAATTAGAAAAAGTGTGATCACAGTGATCATGCTTGCAGTGAGTATTTTGTTTTTGTTGCCTTTTGTATGGATGCTTTCCACATCCTTTAAAATTGAAGCGGACGTGTTTAAATTTCCCATTCAGTGGATTCCTGAAAGATGGAATGGCTTTAATAATTATAAGGAAGTATGGTTCGGAGATTATCCATTTTATGTTTATTACTGGAACACGATTAAAGTAACGGTTTTAACCACCTTGGTTTCTGTCGTTGTTTCGGCACTTGCGGCTTACGGATTTTCAAAGGTGAAGTTTCCGTTTGGAAAATTCCTTTTTATCATTGTGTTAGCCACTTACATGGTACCACCACAGGCGATTCTTGTTCCGCAATTCATTTTATTTAGGAAAATTGGTTTGTTTGACAATCATTTAGGACTGATTCTCCTTGGGAGCTTTAGTGTGCTTGGAACATTTATGCTGCGTCAATTTTTTATGAGTATTCATAATGATCTGATCGAAGCAGCCAAAATTGATGGTGCGGGCCATTGGAAAATATTCTGGTCGATCGCCTTGCCTATCGTAAAGCCAGCCATAGCCACGTATGGAATCCTCAGGTTTATCTGGACGTGGAATGATTATCAAAATCCATTGATATTCCTACGAACGGATCATTTATTAACGATTCAGCTAGCAATGCAAAAATTCACCACCATTAATGGTGAATTCTACTCGTTGATCATGGCAGCCGCGGTATCAGCGATTCTTCCGCTGGTCATCGTATTTATGATCGGTCAAAAACAGGTAATTGAAGGAATTGCGCTAGGTGGAGTCAAAGGCTAG
- a CDS encoding YesL family protein — protein MDATGVTGKLYHACQWISRLAYLNLLWLLFMGLGLFIFGAAPSTVAMFTIIRKWLQGEKELPIFSLFFKIYKKEFWTANRLGIVLLGFTLILFLDWMLIGSLQGFLYPILLGCLIGVVLLFSIVMLYIFPVFVHFEHNTIQYVKVAFLLGISYPLYSFVMFLVVMCMVTISIFFNGVGFLFFGSGISYILMYISTLLFHKVAQKFEVEVSRS, from the coding sequence ATGGATGCAACAGGGGTAACAGGGAAGCTGTATCATGCTTGTCAATGGATTTCTCGATTGGCCTATTTGAATCTTCTATGGTTGTTATTTATGGGACTGGGGCTGTTCATCTTTGGAGCTGCGCCTTCGACAGTGGCGATGTTCACGATTATTCGGAAGTGGTTACAGGGGGAAAAGGAGTTGCCCATTTTTTCGCTCTTTTTTAAGATTTATAAGAAGGAGTTCTGGACAGCCAATCGTTTAGGAATAGTATTACTGGGTTTTACCTTAATTTTATTCTTAGATTGGATGTTAATCGGATCATTACAAGGATTTCTTTATCCAATATTACTAGGTTGTTTAATAGGTGTGGTATTGCTTTTTAGTATCGTCATGCTGTATATATTCCCTGTCTTTGTTCATTTCGAACATAACACGATTCAATATGTAAAAGTGGCTTTTTTGCTCGGAATTTCCTATCCACTTTATTCCTTTGTCATGTTCCTTGTAGTGATGTGTATGGTCACCATAAGTATCTTTTTCAATGGGGTAGGATTTCTCTTTTTCGGCAGTGGGATAAGTTATATACTAATGTATATTTCAACTCTATTATTTCATAAAGTAGCTCAAAAATTTGAGGTGGAAGTTTCTAGATCCTAG
- a CDS encoding DinB family protein, with amino-acid sequence MRCHENDWFASMDQALHGVIAAEAAWTSSGISNSIWQIVNHLIFWNEDVIHRIKGTENSHKAEDNEETFGNPGDPEDEIGWAQTVQRLNEVMNKLKTVIADLDDEKLKVPYAANRYSIERLLSNIMMHDTYHLGQIVLLRKLQSSWGGVDWS; translated from the coding sequence ATGCGTTGCCATGAGAATGATTGGTTTGCATCCATGGATCAGGCGCTTCATGGAGTCATCGCAGCTGAGGCAGCATGGACAAGTTCGGGAATCAGCAATTCGATTTGGCAGATTGTCAACCACTTGATATTTTGGAATGAAGACGTAATCCATCGAATTAAGGGCACAGAGAATTCGCATAAGGCAGAAGACAATGAAGAAACCTTTGGAAATCCGGGGGATCCAGAAGACGAAATTGGGTGGGCCCAGACAGTGCAGCGCCTTAATGAAGTCATGAATAAATTAAAAACGGTCATTGCGGACCTTGACGATGAAAAGTTAAAAGTCCCGTATGCAGCTAACAGGTACTCTATTGAGCGTTTACTCAGCAATATCATGATGCACGATACGTATCATCTGGGCCAAATTGTTCTGTTGCGAAAGTTGCAATCCTCTTGGGGTGGCGTTGATTGGTCCTGA